One window of Deltaproteobacteria bacterium genomic DNA carries:
- a CDS encoding electron transport complex subunit E encodes MPATTKTNGQLFWNGILNENPIFRLALSMCPAVGISTTVMNGLLLGIAVLFVQVFSSCTIAAIKNYIHPRIRIPTYTLTIATWVTVIDLMLAAYVPAAYKEMGIFVKLIVAFAIITMRLETFACKNTVQASFWDGLGMGLGFMFGMMSLGFVRELLGMGTLFGHDILGFRPLLFFVLPAAGFFTVGFMMALYNYIEAVYNRRKKVRT; translated from the coding sequence GTGCCGGCAACCACCAAAACCAACGGTCAATTGTTTTGGAACGGGATTCTCAATGAAAACCCTATTTTCAGGCTGGCCCTTTCCATGTGCCCGGCCGTGGGGATCAGCACCACCGTAATGAACGGACTGCTCCTGGGTATAGCGGTACTGTTCGTTCAAGTCTTTTCAAGCTGCACCATAGCCGCCATCAAAAATTACATTCATCCACGAATCCGCATTCCGACCTATACCCTTACCATCGCCACCTGGGTTACTGTCATCGATCTTATGCTGGCGGCTTACGTACCCGCGGCCTACAAGGAAATGGGCATATTCGTGAAACTGATCGTGGCCTTTGCCATCATCACCATGCGACTGGAGACATTCGCCTGCAAAAACACGGTCCAAGCCTCCTTCTGGGACGGTCTGGGAATGGGGCTGGGATTCATGTTCGGGATGATGTCCCTCGGGTTCGTCCGGGAACTCTTAGGCATGGGAACCCTTTTCGGGCATGACATCCTGGGTTTCCGCCCCTTACTTTTCTTCGTCCTTCCGGCCGCTGGATTCTTCACGGTGGGTTTCATGATGGCCTTGTACAATTACATCGAGGCGGTTTACAACCGCAGGAAAAAGGTGAGGACATGA
- a CDS encoding FMN-binding protein has translation MKEILRITIGLTISCLIAALVMGFVFTITDAAKRHNEHQNVQETMLGLLGYDAAHPKPSDLNLYTIYRYIIGEGDKQYLGYLVPVVEQGKTQHELLIIDLEGNFVDRIPIPLTQDEAVETSNRDKALGEALSHSRTFTYADSTVIATRGHKRRAYILTDEFPGFKTFVKVMLALKPNFEILGLEIMEHEEDPGLGGEIEEPYFKNQFRGKTFEDIKALKVVKKPLPEEYRKVLEYTKGKGQSLSKDEVREIQAKYRNKEIYAITGATISSRAVTNGVKNIVKKFAYRLKILDSVIQGQDIPVTF, from the coding sequence ATGAAGGAAATCCTGCGTATCACTATCGGGTTAACAATCTCCTGTCTGATCGCCGCCCTCGTGATGGGGTTCGTTTTCACCATCACAGACGCGGCCAAGCGGCACAACGAGCACCAGAATGTACAGGAAACCATGCTGGGCCTTTTGGGATACGATGCGGCCCATCCGAAACCATCCGACCTGAATCTTTACACCATATACCGGTACATTATCGGAGAGGGCGACAAGCAGTACCTGGGGTATCTGGTTCCTGTGGTCGAGCAGGGAAAGACACAGCACGAACTCCTGATCATCGACCTGGAGGGGAATTTCGTGGACCGGATCCCTATCCCCCTTACCCAGGATGAAGCGGTGGAGACCTCGAACAGGGACAAGGCCCTCGGCGAGGCCCTTTCCCACTCCAGGACCTTCACTTACGCGGATTCAACCGTCATCGCCACGCGGGGGCACAAGCGTCGGGCCTATATCCTTACTGACGAATTTCCCGGATTCAAGACCTTCGTCAAAGTGATGTTGGCCCTGAAACCCAATTTTGAAATCCTGGGCCTTGAGATCATGGAACACGAAGAAGACCCCGGTCTCGGCGGTGAAATTGAGGAGCCTTATTTTAAGAACCAATTCAGGGGCAAAACCTTTGAAGACATAAAGGCCCTCAAGGTGGTCAAGAAGCCCCTTCCCGAAGAATACCGGAAAGTCCTTGAATATACGAAAGGAAAAGGGCAGTCCCTTTCCAAGGACGAGGTTCGGGAAATCCAGGCCAAGTACCGAAACAAGGAGATTTATGCCATCACCGGGGCCACCATTTCCAGCCGGGCGGTGACGAACGGCGTCAAGAACATAGTCAAAAAATTCGCTTACCGCCTGAAAATCCTGGATTCCGTAATCCAGGGACAGGATATTCCTGTAACATTTTAA
- a CDS encoding NADH-quinone reductase — translation MISLSNRNRFPFFLLLALGLALLSGCGPEHPFIKKTSFKDTREILIVFAGPVDESWGKNPANYSLFEKQDPDIRLEIQEVLLSPDRKSVILRFKEDLNQDKAHVLRMNDIRSEGRSLGTAIVGVKKAYIGYLLSILIGAMIIHNFVFTKYLGLCVFFGTSQKKSTAVGMGITFTIVILFSAMMSWFLYQFVLKPYHLDFLQIVVFIGLVSLSVQAVDTILRKVNPMLFKAFGVYLVLVIANCIIIAVPLILADNEYNAWESFMLALGAGTGFLIALFLMSSVRERLELAKVPPTFRGLPIAFVTAGLFALAFLGFSGMTIF, via the coding sequence ATGATAAGCCTTTCAAACAGGAACCGATTTCCATTTTTCTTACTTTTAGCCCTGGGGCTGGCCCTTCTCTCCGGATGCGGCCCCGAACATCCTTTCATCAAGAAGACTTCTTTCAAGGATACCAGGGAAATTTTGATCGTCTTCGCCGGTCCGGTGGATGAATCCTGGGGGAAAAATCCGGCCAACTATAGTCTCTTTGAGAAGCAGGATCCCGACATCCGCTTGGAAATTCAAGAGGTTTTGCTCTCACCGGACAGGAAATCGGTCATCCTCCGCTTCAAGGAAGACCTCAACCAGGATAAGGCCCATGTCCTGCGCATGAATGACATCCGCTCGGAAGGGCGCTCCCTTGGAACGGCCATTGTGGGCGTTAAGAAGGCCTATATCGGGTATCTTCTCTCCATCCTGATCGGCGCGATGATCATCCATAATTTCGTCTTCACAAAGTACCTGGGGCTGTGCGTGTTCTTCGGGACCTCCCAGAAGAAAAGCACCGCCGTAGGCATGGGCATCACCTTCACGATCGTGATCCTGTTCAGCGCCATGATGTCCTGGTTCCTTTACCAATTCGTACTCAAGCCTTATCACCTTGATTTTCTCCAGATCGTTGTTTTCATCGGTCTGGTCTCATTGTCGGTGCAAGCGGTGGATACCATTTTGAGGAAGGTTAACCCGATGCTATTCAAGGCCTTCGGGGTGTACCTGGTCCTCGTCATTGCGAACTGCATCATCATCGCAGTTCCCCTCATACTGGCGGACAACGAGTACAATGCATGGGAGAGCTTCATGCTGGCCCTCGGGGCGGGCACAGGCTTTCTCATCGCCTTGTTTCTCATGTCCTCCGTGCGGGAGAGACTGGAATTGGCC
- a CDS encoding RnfABCDGE type electron transport complex subunit D, with product MVKDAPRWVVSISPHVKSPESVEKIMWTVVVCLLPPLILSVFIFGFQTLIITLVSVGSCVATEAVSQKLLKRPVTVSDGSAVITGLLLAYIIPPGVPYWLPILGSVMAIYVAKHLLGGLGYNIFNPALIGRAFLVATFPVAMTSAWLQPIRDASVFKYMGSGIDAVSTATPLYVLKHYGVAALIEKFGSMGTIYSDFFLGWRPGCIGETSGLLILLGGLYLIYKRYITWHIPVSVILSVGLFTWIFGGERLFTGNPLLAVLSGGVLLGAFFMATDYVTSPSNRTAQLIFGAGVGALTVLIRLKGGYPEGVCYAILLMNPLTPALEGWFKPKRFAPPKGNEK from the coding sequence GTGGTTAAGGACGCGCCCCGGTGGGTTGTTTCCATCTCCCCCCATGTGAAAAGCCCGGAATCGGTGGAAAAAATCATGTGGACGGTGGTGGTCTGCCTCCTCCCCCCGCTCATTTTATCGGTGTTCATTTTCGGGTTTCAGACCCTCATCATCACCTTGGTAAGCGTCGGGAGTTGTGTGGCAACCGAGGCGGTCTCACAGAAACTCCTCAAGCGCCCCGTGACCGTTTCGGACGGGAGCGCGGTGATCACCGGATTACTCCTGGCCTATATCATTCCCCCGGGTGTCCCCTATTGGCTCCCTATCCTGGGTTCCGTCATGGCCATTTACGTGGCCAAACACCTTCTGGGAGGACTAGGATACAACATTTTTAACCCGGCGCTCATCGGCCGTGCTTTTCTTGTGGCCACCTTTCCCGTGGCCATGACATCGGCCTGGCTCCAGCCCATCCGGGACGCCTCGGTGTTTAAATACATGGGTTCGGGGATCGACGCCGTTTCCACAGCCACTCCCCTTTACGTACTGAAGCATTACGGGGTTGCAGCGCTTATCGAAAAGTTCGGGTCCATGGGAACGATCTATTCCGACTTCTTCCTGGGCTGGAGACCCGGATGTATAGGGGAAACATCAGGACTCCTGATCCTCCTCGGTGGTCTTTACCTGATATACAAGCGTTACATCACGTGGCACATCCCGGTCTCCGTCATTCTGTCGGTCGGCCTCTTCACCTGGATCTTCGGGGGTGAAAGACTTTTCACGGGCAACCCACTCCTGGCCGTGCTCTCAGGGGGGGTCCTCCTGGGGGCCTTCTTCATGGCTACAGACTACGTCACCTCCCCCAGCAACAGGACCGCTCAGTTGATCTTCGGAGCGGGTGTCGGGGCCCTTACGGTCCTCATCCGTTTGAAGGGCGGATACCCGGAAGGAGTCTGTTACGCCATACTGCTCATGAACCCCCTCACTCCCGCGCTGGAAGGGTGGTTCAAGCCCAAACGGTTCGCCCCGCCGAAAGGTAATGAAAAATGA